The genomic segment TGCCCTGACAATCGAGGACCGTTCCGAACGCCAACGTTGCGCAAACACAATCATCAACATCATGGGAAATATGTTTCCTCATTTGCGTGATGTACCCGACTTCAAACATAAACTTTGGGATCATCTTGCCATCATGTCCGATTTTAAGTTGGACATCGACTATCCATACGAAATTATCCGCAAAGACAATCTGATAACCAAACCGGAAGTAGTTCCTTACCCCAGCACTAAAATCCGTTACCGCCATTACGGCCGTACTTTGGAAGTGCTGATCAAGAAAGCAATCGACTTCCCCGAAGGAGAAGAAAAACAGAATCTCGTTGCACTGATATGCAACCACATGAAGAAAGATTACATGTCTTGGAACAAAGACACTGTCGATGACCGCAAAATAGCAGATGACCTCGCAGAACTGTCGGACGGCAAGCTGCAAATCACCGATAGTATTCTTCGCCTGATGGCCGAACGGATCGAACAGAATTACCGTCCGAAGATGAACAATCAGAACAACAGG from the Bacteroides eggerthii genome contains:
- a CDS encoding DUF4290 domain-containing protein, which encodes MQYNTQQKRMPLPEYGRSIQNMVDHALTIEDRSERQRCANTIINIMGNMFPHLRDVPDFKHKLWDHLAIMSDFKLDIDYPYEIIRKDNLITKPEVVPYPSTKIRYRHYGRTLEVLIKKAIDFPEGEEKQNLVALICNHMKKDYMSWNKDTVDDRKIADDLAELSDGKLQITDSILRLMAERIEQNYRPKMNNQNNRNNNRNNKRKY